In a genomic window of Sphingomonas koreensis:
- the ubiB gene encoding 2-polyprenylphenol 6-hydroxylase, translating into MTAPAVHLWRLLKWGRTLARHGALRGIERDRNTPRPVRRLARLARFGARVPATPQYADALQAIGPAAIKLGQTLATRADLIGEAAAHDLMRLQDALPPVPFPVIRAAIERSFDRPIEDLFAEIEEVPIGAASIAQVHRATTTDGRKVAVKVLRPGIEAEFAKAIDTYEWAAAQLEAQGGEVARLRPRLVIETFKRWTARELDLRREAASASELSESMEAEPDFTVPAIDWQRTTGKVLTLEWIDGIKLSNRDAIIAAGYDTRKLADTLVRAFLRQAISEGFFHADMHQGNLFALPGNHIAAIDFGIMGRIDRRARVWLAEILYGLITGNYRRVAEIHFEAGYVPAHHNVAEFATALRAVGEPMRGLPVKDMSVGMMLDSLFNITRDFDMQTQPHLLLLQKTMVMVEGVATRLHPDINLWDSAAPFIREWIRTELGPEAFIADRLSEDLKTLARLPKLIRNIERHFPDPGGAPPAPPLREIEVVRVGGGWRYAVVALLAAGAGVAATLLLR; encoded by the coding sequence TTGACAGCCCCCGCCGTTCATCTGTGGCGCCTCCTGAAATGGGGCCGCACGCTGGCGCGCCACGGCGCGCTGCGCGGGATCGAGCGCGACCGCAACACGCCGCGCCCGGTACGCCGCCTTGCGCGGCTCGCCCGCTTCGGCGCGCGCGTGCCGGCGACACCGCAATATGCCGACGCGCTGCAAGCCATCGGCCCGGCCGCGATCAAGCTCGGCCAGACGCTCGCGACGCGCGCCGACCTGATCGGCGAGGCCGCGGCGCACGATCTGATGCGGCTGCAGGACGCGCTGCCGCCCGTCCCCTTCCCGGTGATCCGCGCCGCGATCGAGCGCAGCTTCGACCGGCCGATCGAGGACCTGTTCGCCGAGATCGAGGAAGTGCCGATCGGCGCCGCGTCGATCGCGCAGGTCCACCGCGCCACCACCACCGACGGCCGCAAGGTCGCGGTCAAGGTGCTGCGCCCGGGGATCGAGGCCGAATTCGCCAAGGCGATCGACACCTATGAATGGGCAGCGGCCCAGCTCGAGGCACAGGGCGGCGAGGTCGCACGGCTGCGTCCGCGCCTCGTCATCGAGACGTTCAAGCGCTGGACCGCCCGCGAACTGGACCTGCGCCGCGAGGCGGCTTCGGCCTCCGAGCTTTCGGAATCGATGGAGGCGGAGCCCGACTTCACCGTCCCCGCGATCGACTGGCAGCGCACCACCGGCAAGGTGCTGACGCTGGAGTGGATCGACGGCATCAAGCTGTCCAATCGCGACGCGATCATCGCCGCGGGCTATGACACCCGGAAGCTCGCCGACACGCTGGTCCGCGCCTTCCTGCGCCAGGCGATCTCCGAAGGCTTCTTCCACGCCGACATGCATCAGGGGAACCTCTTCGCGCTCCCCGGCAATCATATCGCGGCGATCGATTTCGGGATCATGGGCCGCATCGACCGGCGCGCGCGCGTCTGGCTGGCCGAAATCCTCTACGGCCTGATCACCGGCAATTACCGCCGCGTGGCCGAGATCCATTTCGAGGCGGGCTATGTTCCCGCGCACCACAATGTCGCCGAGTTCGCGACGGCGTTGCGCGCGGTGGGCGAGCCGATGCGCGGCCTTCCGGTCAAGGACATGAGCGTCGGCATGATGCTCGACAGCCTGTTCAACATCACCCGCGACTTCGACATGCAGACCCAGCCGCATCTGCTGCTGCTCCAGAAGACGATGGTGATGGTCGAGGGCGTGGCGACGCGGCTGCACCCCGACATCAACCTGTGGGACAGCGCGGCGCCGTTCATCCGCGAATGGATCCGCACCGAACTGGGGCCGGAGGCGTTCATCGCGGACCGCCTGTCGGAGGACCTCAAGACACTTGCCCGGCTGCCCAAACTGATCCGCAACATCGAGCGCCATTTTCCCGATCCCGGCGGCGCGCCGCCCGCCCCGCCGCTCAGGGAGATCGAGGTGGTGCGCGTGGGCGGCGGCTGGCGCTATGCCGTCGTCGCCCTGCTGGCCGCGGGTGCCGGCGTCGCAGCGACGCTGCTGCTGCGTTGA
- a CDS encoding class I SAM-dependent methyltransferase, with protein MTDTVSFGYEDVAPEDKTRRVGGVFSSVASSYDLMNDAMSGGLHRIWKDVFVRRVKPREGEAILDMAGGTGDIAFRMAESGAAVTVADINPDMLAVGIERAAKRGIDGLVWSEANAETLQWPDRFFDAYTIAFGIRNVTDIPKALREAHRVLKRGGRFFVLEFSTTVWPGFSDVYDAYSHHVVPKLGKLLANDEDSYRYLIESIRRFPDMPTFERMIKDAGFVQTRVEPMLGGLVAIHSGWKI; from the coding sequence ATGACCGACACCGTCTCCTTCGGCTACGAAGATGTCGCCCCCGAGGACAAGACCCGCCGCGTCGGCGGCGTCTTCTCCAGCGTCGCCTCCAGCTACGACCTGATGAACGACGCGATGTCGGGCGGTCTGCATCGCATCTGGAAGGATGTGTTCGTCCGCCGGGTGAAGCCGCGCGAGGGCGAGGCGATCCTGGACATGGCCGGCGGCACCGGCGACATCGCCTTCCGCATGGCCGAATCGGGCGCGGCGGTGACCGTCGCCGACATCAACCCGGACATGCTCGCCGTCGGCATCGAGCGCGCGGCCAAGCGCGGCATCGATGGCCTGGTGTGGAGCGAGGCGAACGCCGAGACGCTGCAATGGCCCGATCGATTCTTCGACGCCTACACCATCGCCTTCGGCATCCGGAACGTCACCGACATTCCCAAGGCGCTGCGCGAGGCCCATCGCGTGCTCAAGCGCGGCGGACGCTTCTTCGTCCTCGAATTCTCGACCACCGTCTGGCCGGGTTTCTCCGACGTCTACGACGCCTATTCGCACCATGTCGTGCCCAAGCTCGGCAAGCTGCTGGCGAATGACGAGGACAGCTATCGCTACCTCATCGAATCGATCCGCCGCTTCCCCGACATGCCGACCTTCGAGCGGATGATCAAAGACGCCGGCTTCGTGCAGACCCGCGTCGAGCCGATGCTGGGCGGCCTTGTGGCGATTCATAGCGGCTGGAAGATTTGA